The Desulfovibrio sp. UIB00 DNA window CTACCTTATGGCCTATTTTGACGCGGCATGGTTTGCGCGCAATATCTGCCGCCCCCTGGGTATTGCCGATGCGTATGAAGTAACGCTGCCCGTTGTGCGCGACCCGGCGCTCTTTCAGCAGGGGGTTGCCGCCATGGAGGCTTTTTGCAGTGGTGCGGACGATGCGGAAATACGTTTTGTGACGCTTTTCAGGCAGCTTCAATGGGGATACGGCTGCCTCGCCAACATATCTGAACACGCTGGCAAAAAGACGGACTATCCCCTTACCGCCACAAACATTCTGCTGACCGCCGACAGCGCGCCCATGGCAGGTGAAAACGGCCCACCTGCCACAGACCATGCGCCCGTTACATCTTTGGCCCGCAGGGCTGGCCTGCGGCGCGAGAGCTTTTCGCGCGCATTCCGCCGCACGGCGGGCTTGCCGCCCAAGGCGTGGCTGCACTGCCTGCGGCTGGAAAAGGCCCGCGCCATGCTGCGTCAGGGCAAAAGCATTGCCGATGCGGCCCTTGCGGCAGGCTATGCCGATCAAAGCCACTTTCACCGCATGTTTGTAAAATTTTATTCCGTCACGCCCGGCTGCTATCAGCGGGGGCGGTCACATTCGTACAATACGCGCAAATAAAAAGAGGGTGTGCTGTCCGCAAGGAGGCCACCCATGTCTGTTTCCACACTGATTCCCGCTGCTTTTCCAGCGCTGGCTCTGGC harbors:
- a CDS encoding helix-turn-helix transcriptional regulator, with product MPPRPSTPQQTFISPDKYPYLEVRTTLQSTQPYAEHFHSAFSFGLILEGGTCFALMGQRHEALKGDIALIAPGLPHSCNPLHGKARSYLMAYFDAAWFARNICRPLGIADAYEVTLPVVRDPALFQQGVAAMEAFCSGADDAEIRFVTLFRQLQWGYGCLANISEHAGKKTDYPLTATNILLTADSAPMAGENGPPATDHAPVTSLARRAGLRRESFSRAFRRTAGLPPKAWLHCLRLEKARAMLRQGKSIADAALAAGYADQSHFHRMFVKFYSVTPGCYQRGRSHSYNTRK